In Sphingopyxis sp. 113P3, one DNA window encodes the following:
- a CDS encoding DUF1272 domain-containing protein: MLEMRPDCERCGRDLPADIHGAFICSFECTFCADCADKLDERCPNCGGDLLDRPLREGAALAKFPASTERRHPGAR, encoded by the coding sequence ATGCTCGAAATGCGCCCCGATTGCGAACGTTGCGGCCGCGATCTGCCCGCCGACATCCACGGCGCCTTCATCTGCTCGTTCGAGTGCACTTTCTGCGCCGATTGCGCCGACAAGCTCGACGAGCGCTGCCCCAATTGTGGCGGTGACCTGCTCGACCGGCCGCTGCGCGAAGGCGCGGCGCTGGCCAAATTCCCGGCGTCGACCGAGCGGCGCCATCCGGGCGCGCGATGA